A genomic window from Lycium barbarum isolate Lr01 chromosome 4, ASM1917538v2, whole genome shotgun sequence includes:
- the LOC132635820 gene encoding uncharacterized protein LOC132635820 isoform X3, protein MRIFNSSTSHSSKKKEEKEWLGASFKPENFIPGIVIGFILGLLLDLTKPSKSSTSNTLKKTSHLLSRNHPEKILASSKADEDLKMVLVVRQDLKMAQGKVASQCAHAATGMYADLMQSDRYLLRQWEQCGQPKIVVTCKNQQEMSHPAQGQFLLLDQVFIYVECSLLTSQFYGSQNKPLHILTTFVDG, encoded by the exons ATGCGTATCTTCAATAGCAGCACTTCCCACTCTTCCAAGAAG AAGGAGGAAAAAGAATGGTTAGGAGCAAGTTTCAAGCCAGAGAATTTTATTCCGGGAATAGTTATTGGTTTCATTCTTGGGTTGTTGTTGGATTTGACTAAGCCTTCCAAAAGTAGTACTAGTAACACTTTGAAGAAGACTAGTCATTTGCTTAGTAGAAATCATCCTGAAAAGATTTTGGCCTCATCTAAGGCTGACGAAGACCTCAAAATG GTATTAGTTGTCAGACAAGACCTGAAAATGGCACAAGGAAAAGTTGCATCTCAGTGTGCTC ATGCTGCTACCGGCATGTATGCAGACCTTATGCAAAG CGATCGGTATCTTTTGAGGCAATGGGAGCAATGCGGACAGCCCAAAATAGTTGTTACCTGCAAGAATCAGCAAGAAAT GTCGCATCCGGCTCAAGGACAGTTCTTGCTGTTGGACCAG GTTTTCATCTACGTAGAATGCTCACTTCTAACCAGCCAGTTCTATGGCAGTCAGAATAAACCTCTGCACATCCTAACCACTTTTGTTGACGGTT GA
- the LOC132635820 gene encoding uncharacterized protein LOC132635820 isoform X2, with protein sequence MRIFNSSTSHSSKKKEEKEWLGASFKPENFIPGIVIGFILGLLLDLTKPSKSSTSNTLKKTSHLLSRNHPEKILASSKADEDLKMVLVVRQDLKMAQGKVASQCAHAATGMYADLMQSDRYLLRQWEQCGQPKIVVTCKNQQEMNKLKEAAENIGLPTFVVADAGRTQVASGSRTVLAVGPGSKSAVDSVTGKLRLL encoded by the exons ATGCGTATCTTCAATAGCAGCACTTCCCACTCTTCCAAGAAG AAGGAGGAAAAAGAATGGTTAGGAGCAAGTTTCAAGCCAGAGAATTTTATTCCGGGAATAGTTATTGGTTTCATTCTTGGGTTGTTGTTGGATTTGACTAAGCCTTCCAAAAGTAGTACTAGTAACACTTTGAAGAAGACTAGTCATTTGCTTAGTAGAAATCATCCTGAAAAGATTTTGGCCTCATCTAAGGCTGACGAAGACCTCAAAATG GTATTAGTTGTCAGACAAGACCTGAAAATGGCACAAGGAAAAGTTGCATCTCAGTGTGCTC ATGCTGCTACCGGCATGTATGCAGACCTTATGCAAAG CGATCGGTATCTTTTGAGGCAATGGGAGCAATGCGGACAGCCCAAAATAGTTGTTACCTGCAAGAATCAGCAAGAAAT GAATAAGTTGAAGGAAGCAGCCGAGAACATTGGTCTTCCAACTTTTGTGGTTGCTGATGCGGGACGTACACAG GTCGCATCCGGCTCAAGGACAGTTCTTGCTGTTGGACCAG GAAGCAAGTCAGCGGTAGATTCAGTGACCGGAAAGCTGCGCCTCCTTTGA
- the LOC132635820 gene encoding uncharacterized protein LOC132635820 isoform X1, with amino-acid sequence MRIFNSSTSHSSKKKEEKEWLGASFKPENFIPGIVIGFILGLLLDLTKPSKSSTSNTLKKTSHLLSRNHPEKILASSKADEDLKMVLVVRQDLKMAQGKVASQCAHAATGMYADLMQSDRYLLRQWEQCGQPKIVVTCKNQQEMNKLKEAAENIGLPTFVVADAGRTQVASGSRTVLAVGPGFHLRRMLTSNQPVLWQSE; translated from the exons ATGCGTATCTTCAATAGCAGCACTTCCCACTCTTCCAAGAAG AAGGAGGAAAAAGAATGGTTAGGAGCAAGTTTCAAGCCAGAGAATTTTATTCCGGGAATAGTTATTGGTTTCATTCTTGGGTTGTTGTTGGATTTGACTAAGCCTTCCAAAAGTAGTACTAGTAACACTTTGAAGAAGACTAGTCATTTGCTTAGTAGAAATCATCCTGAAAAGATTTTGGCCTCATCTAAGGCTGACGAAGACCTCAAAATG GTATTAGTTGTCAGACAAGACCTGAAAATGGCACAAGGAAAAGTTGCATCTCAGTGTGCTC ATGCTGCTACCGGCATGTATGCAGACCTTATGCAAAG CGATCGGTATCTTTTGAGGCAATGGGAGCAATGCGGACAGCCCAAAATAGTTGTTACCTGCAAGAATCAGCAAGAAAT GAATAAGTTGAAGGAAGCAGCCGAGAACATTGGTCTTCCAACTTTTGTGGTTGCTGATGCGGGACGTACACAG GTCGCATCCGGCTCAAGGACAGTTCTTGCTGTTGGACCAG GTTTTCATCTACGTAGAATGCTCACTTCTAACCAGCCAGTTCTATGGCAGTCAGAATAA
- the LOC132635820 gene encoding uncharacterized protein LOC132635820 isoform X4 codes for MRIFNSSTSHSSKKKEEKEWLGASFKPENFIPGIVIGFILGLLLDLTKPSKSSTSNTLKKTSHLLSRNHPEKILASSKADEDLKMVLVVRQDLKMAQGKVASQCAHAATGMYADLMQSDRYLLRQWEQCGQPKIVVTCKNQQEMSHPAQGQFLLLDQEASQR; via the exons ATGCGTATCTTCAATAGCAGCACTTCCCACTCTTCCAAGAAG AAGGAGGAAAAAGAATGGTTAGGAGCAAGTTTCAAGCCAGAGAATTTTATTCCGGGAATAGTTATTGGTTTCATTCTTGGGTTGTTGTTGGATTTGACTAAGCCTTCCAAAAGTAGTACTAGTAACACTTTGAAGAAGACTAGTCATTTGCTTAGTAGAAATCATCCTGAAAAGATTTTGGCCTCATCTAAGGCTGACGAAGACCTCAAAATG GTATTAGTTGTCAGACAAGACCTGAAAATGGCACAAGGAAAAGTTGCATCTCAGTGTGCTC ATGCTGCTACCGGCATGTATGCAGACCTTATGCAAAG CGATCGGTATCTTTTGAGGCAATGGGAGCAATGCGGACAGCCCAAAATAGTTGTTACCTGCAAGAATCAGCAAGAAAT GTCGCATCCGGCTCAAGGACAGTTCTTGCTGTTGGACCAG GAAGCAAGTCAGCGGTAG